ACCGTTCTTGGAAGCCGGTCGTACCATCCACACTATTGATACCCTCTGCCATGTTCAAAAAAGTCAACCTGCTTGTTCCTGCCCTTCTAATTTCAGTCTTCGCCACCGGCTGCTCAACTTTTGAGAAAGGCTCTCCCGAGGCCGTCGAGGTGCAGAGCTTCCCCCCCGGAGCTAACGTGTACGTAAACGGTGACCTCGTCGGTCAGACCCCGTACACCGTCGAGCTGGGGCGCAAATCCACCGCCACCGTCGAGGTCGAGAAAGACGGCTATCGCACCAAGACCGTCAGTGTCGCCCCGATCGAAAACGAAAACTCGCGGGATGTGGTGCAGTTCGGCCTGCTCCACGAAGTCGGCTACTACCAGAGCCTCTCCCCCAACCCCATTTCCGTCCAGCTCGTCCCGAACGAGATCCCGACCTCCCGCAGCGCCGACCAGTACGGCGAAATGCTTGAACTGATCAGCGTGGTTGACCAGCAGCGCGAAAGCGGTCAGATCGACCCCGTCGAGCACAAGTACAAGGTCGAAAAGATCATTGAATTCTATACAGAGTAAGTTGTTGCTTGTTGTTATACCCCCGCGAAACCCGGCCCTTGTGGCCGGGTTTCGCATTTCTGGGGGTCAGGATATTTTTAACCTTTCCAGCCGGGCAACGGTGCGCCACGCTCACCTCCATGAGTGACATTCCCAGCGAGCTGAAGTACACCGAAGACCACGAATGGATTCTCGTCCAGGAGGACGGAACGGCCCTGATTGGCATCACCGATCATGCCCAGGAAAGTCTGGGGGACATCACCTTCGTTGACCTGCCCCAGGCCGGGGACAGCTTCGCCCAGGGCGAGACCTTCGGCGCGGTCGAATCGGTCAAGGCCGCCTCGGACCTGTACATGCCCGTTTCCGGCGAAATCATCGAGTCCAACCCGGACCTCGACGCCGCTCCCGAGTCCGTCAACAACGACCCCTATGGCGCCGCCTGGATGATCAAGGTCAAGGTCAGCGATCCCTCCGAGCTGGACAAGCTCCTCAACGCCGCCGCCTACGAAGCGATCCTGTAGGCAGCATTTTTCCGGCAAGCTCATTGCAGGAGTATTGGACAGTCGCCTTCCACGGAACGGGAAGGGGGGACAAGCGCATCTCTGCGCGCCGGGGCGTCTCCATGCTTACGTGCGGTCACTCATTGCGGGTATCCCTGCGAATACCGTACCGTCGCCCGAAATCACATATTGGTAAAATTTCTGGAAAGTGGGACGGCTTCCGTCCAGCTCTCTTCCAATTCGAGTGTTACGATCCGACGAATCGAACGTGAAGAGGTGCCGACCTGTATCTCGTAACTTCCAGCGTCGGCACGCCACTGTTTGCCGTCTGCATCAAAATAGGCGAGATCCCTTGGAGACAGCATAAGGACCACGGTTTTCATTTCACCGGGCTTGAGCGCAACTTTTCTAAAGCCCTTCAGTTGGCGAACGGGTTTGTCAACCCGCGGCTTTGGGTCGTGCACATAGAGTTGCACCACCTCTTCTCCGGCACGGTTGCCGGTGTTGGCCACCTGAATGTGGACTTCAACTGTGCCATCGGCTTTCAAGCTCGCCTGGGAAAGGGCGATCTCACCGATATCAAAGGTGGTATAGGATAAGCCGTGTCCGAAAGGAAAGAGCGGCTCGATCCCCGCTTTATCAAAGTGACGGTAGCCAACATAGATACCCTCTTCGTACTTGGCCACACTTTCATTTTTCGAGTAATCGCCCGTCCCTGGAAAATTGCCATAATCCGGGTAATCGCTACGCTTGAGCGCCAGTGTGACGGGGAGCTTACCGGAGGGATTGACCTCACCGAAGAGGATGCGTGCGATGGCCGCTCCGCCGTTTTCGCCCGGAAGCCAGGCTTCGAGCACGGCCGGGACAGCATCAACCCATTCAGACATGTCGACTGGCCCGCCATTGTTCAGGACCACCACGGTGTTCTGATTAGCTGCGGCAATTGCGCGGATCTGTTCAGTCTGTCCCATCGGAAGGTTCATCGTACTGCGATCAATCGCCTCGCCCTCGGTTTTCAGCGTGGATGCACATACGATGGCGATATCAGCCTCTCGCGCACCAGTTACCGCCTCGGTTGCGCCCGCTGGAGCCGGCGGCATCCACTCGAGTCTGGCGAGCATCTTGTTCCGCTTGTAAAGGTATTCGAGCTCAAGCTTATAGACTTCTCCAGACTGTAGCGGGATGTCTACAAACATCAAGCGCTCACGGGAAGCCCAATTACGCTGGCGCTCGAGCACGGTTTTGCCATCGATTTTCAACTGGAAACCGTCATCGGCCATAAAGCCGAAATAGTAAACCCCAGAAACAGGCACCGAAAGATCCGTCGTCCATCGGACGCTATACCTCTTGAGGGGGATGCCCATCTTTTGGGCAGTAATGCCTTCGAAGTCGATTTCAGGTTCAACACGGGTCAGAACAGGCTCCCCCTGATAATTCATATTCTCGAAATACTCCGCCCTGAAGCCGGAGTCGTCCGTTCCCGGCACTCTCACATAGTTGCCGGCCAATAATGTCGGTTGACGGAAAGGGTAGTAGTGGACTTTAATGGAATTACCCGCTTCCTGCTCAATACCATCGAGTATCTGAACGGTTTTAAACGGCTCTACCCTGGGGCTGCCCTCGGCGCCAATCATCAGGTCCTTGGCTGGCTGGCCGATTACGGCGATGGAACGGACTTTCTTTCGCCCAATGGGCAATACCCCCCTCTCGTTCTTGAGCAAGACGATGCTTTTTTCTGCGACTTCCTGGGCCAGTTGACTGTGTTCAGGTGCGTTTATGCGGGAGTTATCCGGCTCATGCACATGGTCGAGCAAGCCAACACGAATAATCGTCCTGAGCATGCTCTTGGCCGAGGCGTCTATGGCCTCTTGCGTGACAATCCCATTCCGTAAAGCGGTTTTGATCTCAGCGGGCGTGGCGTATTTGCCATCCGGCATTTCCAGATTGTTCCCAGCCTGCACCGAAGCGACATCATGAACCGCATGCCAATCGGAGATAACGACGCCATCAAAGCCCCAACCTTTCCGAAGGACATCCGTAAGCAGATAAGAATTTTCCGAAGCCTGAACACCGTTAACCTTGTTGTAGGAACTCATGACGGTCCAGGCACCCGCTTCCTGCACGGAGGCCCGGAAAGCTGGTAAATAGATTTCACGCAGAGCCCGCTCACTGACCTGGACATCCACAAAACTACGATCTGTTTCCTCGTTGTTCGCCGCAAAGTGCTTGGCGCAGGCTGCCACGCCGTTTGACTGCAAGCCCCGGATGTAGGGCACAGCCATGAGTGCAGTCAGGTAAGGGTCTTCGCTGAAATATTCCCCGTTGCGTCCGCCCAACGGTGAGCGGTGGATATTAATGGCTGGCCCGAGCAGAATTTGTGAACCGGGTCCCTTGTTCAGTGTTTCGACGGCCAAGGTCTCCCCAATACGGCGCAACAGCTCGGCATCCCAGCTTGAGGCCATGGTAACACCAGAGGGAAAAGCTGTAGCTGGTCCACGCGTCTCTTTCGCTCCACCCCGGACACCTTGCCCGGCATCCACCATCGTCATCGAAGGCACTCCGAGACGTGGAATCGGTGTCGAACCGAAACTACTACCCGCCATCAGTGATAGTTTTTCATCCTCCGTCAGTCTGTCGAACAAATCATCCACACGATCATTGAGGGGGGCGTCAGGGTCCTTATAAACTGGGGTTTTTCCGGATACAAGACCCAAACTCGCCACAAATGCCATAGCAGCGATTACTACGCAGGGCTTGACGTGTTTATTTAAGGACGAGGGTATAGTCGTAATCATCGTAAATTGATTGAAAATTGACTCAATAGTGACGCTGATCTACTCCCAAACAGCATAGCGCGGGACGATCAGAGTTCTGGCGATTCCGGTCCCCTCCCATTCAATCTTGGCGCTCTCCAGCATGATGAGCGGTTCTCACAAAGGATCCCCACAGGGGCTGAAAGTTAAGCAACGGCAAGGGCGGCACTGGGGCAGATTCTCGCATGACGATATAGAAACAGCTTCTTGAGGATAACAAGGAAGGCATTACAGGTCCAGTCACGGAATAACGTGACTGCTGCGGACCCATGCAAAGGCAATAGCAGGGCTATGTTTTAAAACTTCGAAAACGAGTAGCCACAGTGAACTTTTCAGACTAGAGCATTTTCGCTTTAATCTGTCGCCTGAGGCTGAGCTGCTTTTGAGTTCCGGCAAGGCGCTTTCATGGGAGGTTGGGCTATCAGCCCTGCCCCCATGAAAGGAACGCCGCCAAGGCTCAAAATCTGCCAGTCCTTCGGATGGGGCCTGTCTTGAAGCCCGCAGCCGCCTGGCGAGGCTTCAAGACATTTCCCCACCTCAGACGACAGATTAAAACGAAAGTTCTCTAGGTACGTCAGAAGCGTTGCTAAGTCCTGCGAAGAGAATACCGTACTTGAGCCTCTTGCTAGCGGAAAAGCAGGATCGGCACGCGACAGCGGCGCAACAGGTCGCTGGTCGTGCTGCCGATGAGCAACTGCCGGATGCGGCTGTGCCCGTAGGCCCCCATGACCAGCAGGTCCGCGTCAACGTCCACCACGTAGTCCTCGATCGAATCCTCGACATTGCCGGTCAACACCTGGGCGTGGACATCGAAGCCGGCGGCCCGCAGCTTCGGCTCAGCCTTGGCCAGATGGCCCGAAGCCTCACCCTTACCGTGACCTTCACCCACGCTGATCAGGTGCAGTTCGAGCCCCTTGAGGAGCTTACTCTGAGCCATCCATTCGAGGGCCTTGAGGCAACTTTCCCCGCCGTCATAGGCGAAGACCACCCGTTTGACCTCGCGGTACTCGCGGTTGGTTACGAGGCAGGGCATTTTGCTGGCGCGAACCACGCGTTCCATGTTGTGCCCGAGGTGTTCCATCGCAGCCTCGGCGTTCTCACCGCGCTTGCCCAGGATAACCAGACCGGCCTCCTGCTCCTCGTAGTCCTGAATCGCATCGACCAGGATGCCGACCTCATGGTGGAACTCGACCGGACAGTTCACTCCCGCATCGGCGAAAATCTTCAGGCCGTACTCCTTGATCATTCCGGCCTTCTGCTTCTCGATCTCGTCAAGCTGCCCCATCACCGCGGTATAGGGCGAGGCCCCAAGGCTGGCCCCAAGGTCCATCAGGAACGGAGCCTCATACTGGTGAAGGTTCGAGACGTAGAGCATATCCACCCTCGCTCCGGTCCGTCCGGCTACCCAGGCAGCATAACGGCAAGCCGTTCCGGAATAAGCGGATCCATCCGTACACAACAGCAATCGCTTCATAGGGGTAAGATAAGTTAATAACGCGCAGGAGACAAGTGCTTTGCAACGATATGCCGCCCCATTTCCACGCCTGAAACCACCTTCGACATGGCCTCAACGCCGGGTCAAAGGGCCTTCGTGGGCAGCCCCGATCTGTAATCAACATTCAAGAAAACCGGCACGCCGCAGCCCCATCCGGGACCGGGCCGAGGTCAGTCCTCCTGCCGGGGCAGGTGCCCCTTGCGGAAAGAGTCTTCCTCCTTTTGCAAATGGCGGCGCAGCAGGCCCATTGCGGCGAACACCTTGAGGGCGCCGAGAAAGAGTCCCAGCGCCATCAGGGGCCCGAGCAGGTTATTGAATTCGAAAGGCTGAGCGATTGTCGCGAGGAGTGAGAGCATGGAGGCTAAGCTTGAACAACCGTTCCGCTGGGCACAACTCCCTTTTTCATCACGATAAGCACGCCGTCACGCACGTAAACCGAACCCTCTTGCCAGTTGTCGGGCTTGCCCGCCGGGTCGAGCACGACGTTGTCGCCGATGCGGGCGTTTTTGTCGATGATGGCGTTGCGAATGCGGCAGTTGCGCCCGATCCCGAGCGGCAACTGGTGCCGGGCGGCCTCCTCGGGGGATTCCATCCAGTCCGCCCCCATCATGACGACGTTTTCCAGGTCGCAGTTCTCACGCACCACTCCTCGGACGCCAAGCACCACACGGCGCATACGGCCGGTATCGACCAGACCGCCACCAGCGGAAAGCACGTGGTCCAGGTGGCAGTTATTAAACTTGGACGCAGGCAGGTAGCGGGCGCGGGTATAGACGGGGCGCTCCGGATCAAAGAAATTGAAGGGCGGCACATTGTCAGTCAGCGCCAGGTTGGCGTCGAAGAACGAGCGCACGGTCCCGATGTCCTCCCAGTACCCGTCGAACAGGTAGCTGACCAGCTTCTTCTTGCCCAGCAGGCTGGGGATGATCTCCTTGCCGAAGTCGGTCTGGTCGGTTTGCAGGGCCTCGTACATGACCTTCTTGCTAAAGACGTAGATCCCCATCGAGGCCAGGCACACATCCCCCTTACCCTTGGACTCACTCAGGGATTCGCGCAGGCGCTCGCTGATCAGCAGGCCATCGATCACGGCGGGATCGGTCGGCTTTTCCACAAATTCCTGGATCGTGTAGTCATCCGAAACCTTCATCACGCCCAGGCCGGTAACTTCGCTCTTGAGCACGGGCTTGGCGGCGATGGTGATGTCGGCCTTGGTCTCCAGGTGGTGCTCGACGATCTTGCGGAAGTCCATCCGGTAAAGCTGGTCGCCGGAGAGGATGAGGAAAAGGTCTTCGTCGTTGGCCCCGTAGTGGTGGAGGTTCTGGCGCACGGCGTCCGCCGTGCCCTGATACCAGTTTTCGCCGTTCTCGGTCTGTTCGGCCGAAAGAATGTCCACGAAACCGCCGCCAAAGGGGTCGAACTGGTAGGAGGACTGGATGTGGTTGTGCAGCGAGGCGGTGTTGAACTGCGTGAGGATGTGAATCTGGTTGTAGCCCGAGTTCAGGCAATTGCTGATCGGGATGTCCACCAGCCGGTATTTGCCCGCCAGAGGCACAGCCGGTTTGCAACGTTCCTGGGTGAGGGGGTACAGACGCGTGCCGCGTCCGCCACCCATGATTACACAAATGACTTTTCTCTTCATGGCAGGGCAGTAGATAGGGGTTGGCTTGATGGATACGAACGGAGCCGGGATCGTCAACTTCCGCTGGTAAAATGGCTTGCAGTCAAATTGCTTGAAAAAAACGGCGATTTCCAGATTCTTTTGAGGACCAGCCGAATTAATTAGTGAATCGTCCGCCACCGCGGAACCAAACGGACGAGCCGGCTCTCTCTAAAACCTTTTTAGCTATCATATGTGCGGAATCGTAGGTTACGTCGGCAAGCATGCCGCCAGCTCCATTTTGGTCGAAGGACTCAAGCACCTCGAATACCGGGGCTATGACTCCTCGGGCCTCGCGCTGTCCGAGGGCAACGACATCGAAGTCATCAAAAAGACCGGCCGGGTGGCCGTGCTGGCTGGGCTGGCGCAGAAGCGCGCCTCCAAGGCCCGGATGGGCATCAGCCATACCCGCTGGGCCACCCACGGCGGTGTGACCGACGAGAACGCCCACCCCCACCTGAGCTGGGACGGCAAGATCGCCCTCGTCCACAACGGCGTGATCGAAAACTACCAGGCGCTGCGGACCTTTCTGGAGGGCGAAGGCGCCACCTTCCGCTCCGAGACCGACTCCGAGGCGCTGGCCAACCTCATCGCCTACCACTACGCCCGCCGCGACAAAAACGACGCTGCCCACAACCCGCTGGTAAGCGCCGTGCGCCAGAGCCTGCTCCACGTCGAGGGCACCTACGGCATCGCCGTCATCTGCTCCGAGCTGCCGGACGAGATCGTCGGCGCGCGCAAGGGCTCCCCCCTGTGCATCGGCGTCGGCCAAGGCGAGAACCTCATCGCCAGCGACGTGGCCGCCTTCGTCGGGCGCACGCAGAACGTCGTTTACCTCGACGACGGGCAGATTGTCCACCTCACCCGCGACGACTTTACCATCACCACCATCGGCGAGGAGACCGTCAGCCCGGTCATCAACCAGATCGACTGGAAGATCGAGGAAGCCGAGCTGGGCAGCTTTACCCACTTCATGGAGAAGGAAATCTTCGAGCAGCCCCAGGCGCTCGAAAACGCCATGCGCGGCCGCTTCTCCGACGACGAGTCCACCGCCAAGTTCGGCGGGCTCAACCTCGACGCCCGCGAGTGGCGGCAGATCGACCGCATCGTCTTCTGCGGCTGCGGCACCGCCTGGCACGCCTGCCTCGTGGCCGAGTACCTGATCGAGCGCTACGCCCGCATCCCGGTCGAAGTCGAGTACGCCAGCGAATTCCGCTACCGCAACGCCCCGCTGGACAAAAACGCCCTCTTTTTCGTAGTCAGCCAGAGCGGCGAGACCATTGACACCCTCGAAGCGCTTCGCGAGGCCCAGCGCAAGGGCTTCCGCGTGCTCGGGATCACCAACGGCGTCGGCGCGACCATCGCCCGCGAATCCGACGGCGGCGTTTACCAGCACTCCGGCCCTGAGATCGGCGTCGCCTCGACCAAGGCCTTTACCGCCCAGCTCCTCATCTCGGGCATGCTCAGTCTCTACCTCGGGCGCATGCGCGACCTGTCCTTCGGCGACGGGCGCGAGATGGTCCAGGCTTTCAAGTCCGTCCCCGGCCTCGTCAGCCAGATCCTTGACCAGGCCGACAAGATCAAGGCCATCGCCGAGCGTTACGCCGACCATCAGGACTTCCTCTTCCTCGGACGGCAGAGCATGTTCCCCATCGCGCTGGAGGGGGCGCTCAAGCTCAAGGAGATTTCCTACATCCACGCCGAAGGCTACCCGGCAGCCGAAATGAAACACGGCCCCATCGCCCTCATCAGCGAACAATGCCCGAGCGTCGTCCTCTCGCCACACGGAGACACCCTGCAAAAAGTCCTCTCCAACATCGCGGAAACCCGCGCCCGCAAGGGCCGCGTCATCGCCATCACCAGCGCGGGCAAGGACTTCCCCGAGACGGCGGCGGACGACATCATCCGCATCCCCTCGGCCCACAGTTGCGTCATGCCCATCCTGGCCACCATCCCGCTCCAGCTCCTGGCCTACCACATCGCCTGCAAACGCGGCTGCGACGTGGACAAGCCGCGCAACCTGGCCAAAAGCGTGACGGTGGAGTAAATTTCCTATAACAAAAAGAGATTGGGGAATCCTTATCTCTTTTACGGCAATGCTCAAGACCCAGCGACTGTCGGTCAACTACGTCGGGAACAAGCGTACGTGTCGCCAAACACTTATCATTGAGCTACATAGTCAAGGACTCAATGACCGTCAAATAGCCGATCACCTGAACGGATTGAATATTACCTCACCTACAGGGAAAAGGTACTATCCTGAGCTTGTATTCGCTGTTCGTAAAAAGCTAAAGGCACGCCAGCAGAGACTTGAGGAATCAAAGCTATCCATTGGGAAAATGGACATTTGTAAATTAATTGTAAAAAATAAAGAAATGCGATAAATTTTCAAAAAAACCCAAAATCCGGAATCGAGGCCTATAAATACTAGTAAAAGGGCCCAACAATGACTTCGGATAGTATACGCAATGCAACCAGATTATTCCTAAACAGTAGGATAGAAGACTATTCAAATTGCATAGCTCTCACCTTAACGATGAAACAGCATTCAGGGGGCTTTAAATTAGACGAAGTGCGTGCCAGCAAGAACTTTAGGCACTTCATGAATATACTAAATAAGAAGACATTTGGCAAGGCTTTTCAACGTTTCGGGAAACGAATATCAGTCGTACCAGTGATGGAAAACTCAGAAAACGAACGTCTGCACTTTCATGCCTTACTTCAATGCCCTGATAAATACTCTTCGACTGCGGGCCAGGCCATTTTTGCGCTAAAAGCACAGTCTTTATGGAAAAAGACACACTTTGGATATGACCAAACGTCCAGTCGGTTGGCGGCCGACGAAGGCTGGACAGGTTACATAACCAAACTCAAAGGACAAGCCGATCAGATAGACTGGGAAAATTTCCACTGGAATTGACGGGTATAAACCCCTTTTCCATTTCCGAGTAGCATATCAAGGAGGGCGGATGCCAACATCTAGGGAATAAAAAGGTGCGGAGGGCGAGAGGGTGCTTAAGCATGGCGGTTTGCGAGAACCAACATGTCAACAAGAAGCTACCGTCGCCTCCGCGTGGAGGATCGTCCCATTATTTATCGCATGCGTAAAGCCGGAAAGAGTCAGCGCGAGATCGCCCATTTTCTGGGGTTTTCTCAATCGAGCATCAGCAAGGAGCTGAGTCGTAATCGGGGGCTGCGCGGGTATCGTCCTGGACAAGCGCATGCCAAGGCGCTTGGGCGTCAGCAGTGCAAGCGTCGTCGTCACCGCGTGATCGAGGGAGAGTTGGAGGCCCTCGTGCGGGAGCGGATTGAGTGCAAGCACAGCCCCGAGCAGATCAGCGGAGCTCTGCGGCGGCAGGGGCGTCCGGCGCCTTCGCGTACGAGCATCTACACGTTTATCCAGGCTGACCGTGATCGCGGGGGCACGCTTTACCGGCACCTGCGCATCAACGGCAAACGCCGCTACCGGCACAAGAACAAAGCCAGCCGCCACAAGCTCCCGGCCCGCGTGGACATTGAGCTGCGGCCTGCGATCGTGCAGCGGCGCGAGCGTTACGGCGACTGGGAGGCGGACCTCATCGCCGGTTGCCGGGGTGGAGGCTACCTGCTGAGTCTTTACGAGCGCAAGAGCCGCTATGGGCGGCTGGCGCTGCTGCAAAGCAAAGATGCCAACGAGACCGCTGAGGCCATTATCGGCGTCCTGCAAGGCTACCGCGTGCACACCATCACCTATGACAACGGGCTGGAGTTCGCCGGACACCGGCGCGTCAGTGAGGCCCTCGGCGCAGCCGGATTCTTTTGCAAGCCCTACCACTCATGGGAAAAAGGCGGCGTCGAGAACTTCAACGGACTCGTCCGACAATACTTCCCCAAGGGCACAAACTTCCTCGATGTGGGCGAGCCTAGGCTCGCCCACATCGAAGCCCAACTCAACCAACGCCCACGCAAAACCCTACACTTCCTTTCTCCCAACAACCTCAAACTACACTTCGCCGCTTGACCACCTCAACCCAGCACAAAAATGATTCCTTAGAAGTTGGAATCCGCG
The Ruficoccus amylovorans DNA segment above includes these coding regions:
- a CDS encoding glycoside hydrolase family 3 C-terminal domain-containing protein — translated: MITTIPSSLNKHVKPCVVIAAMAFVASLGLVSGKTPVYKDPDAPLNDRVDDLFDRLTEDEKLSLMAGSSFGSTPIPRLGVPSMTMVDAGQGVRGGAKETRGPATAFPSGVTMASSWDAELLRRIGETLAVETLNKGPGSQILLGPAINIHRSPLGGRNGEYFSEDPYLTALMAVPYIRGLQSNGVAACAKHFAANNEETDRSFVDVQVSERALREIYLPAFRASVQEAGAWTVMSSYNKVNGVQASENSYLLTDVLRKGWGFDGVVISDWHAVHDVASVQAGNNLEMPDGKYATPAEIKTALRNGIVTQEAIDASAKSMLRTIIRVGLLDHVHEPDNSRINAPEHSQLAQEVAEKSIVLLKNERGVLPIGRKKVRSIAVIGQPAKDLMIGAEGSPRVEPFKTVQILDGIEQEAGNSIKVHYYPFRQPTLLAGNYVRVPGTDDSGFRAEYFENMNYQGEPVLTRVEPEIDFEGITAQKMGIPLKRYSVRWTTDLSVPVSGVYYFGFMADDGFQLKIDGKTVLERQRNWASRERLMFVDIPLQSGEVYKLELEYLYKRNKMLARLEWMPPAPAGATEAVTGAREADIAIVCASTLKTEGEAIDRSTMNLPMGQTEQIRAIAAANQNTVVVLNNGGPVDMSEWVDAVPAVLEAWLPGENGGAAIARILFGEVNPSGKLPVTLALKRSDYPDYGNFPGTGDYSKNESVAKYEEGIYVGYRHFDKAGIEPLFPFGHGLSYTTFDIGEIALSQASLKADGTVEVHIQVANTGNRAGEEVVQLYVHDPKPRVDKPVRQLKGFRKVALKPGEMKTVVLMLSPRDLAYFDADGKQWRADAGSYEIQVGTSSRSIRRIVTLELEESWTEAVPLSRNFTNM
- a CDS encoding universal stress protein; the encoded protein is MKRLLLCTDGSAYSGTACRYAAWVAGRTGARVDMLYVSNLHQYEAPFLMDLGASLGASPYTAVMGQLDEIEKQKAGMIKEYGLKIFADAGVNCPVEFHHEVGILVDAIQDYEEQEAGLVILGKRGENAEAAMEHLGHNMERVVRASKMPCLVTNREYREVKRVVFAYDGGESCLKALEWMAQSKLLKGLELHLISVGEGHGKGEASGHLAKAEPKLRAAGFDVHAQVLTGNVEDSIEDYVVDVDADLLVMGAYGHSRIRQLLIGSTTSDLLRRCRVPILLFR
- a CDS encoding IS30 family transposase, giving the protein MSTRSYRRLRVEDRPIIYRMRKAGKSQREIAHFLGFSQSSISKELSRNRGLRGYRPGQAHAKALGRQQCKRRRHRVIEGELEALVRERIECKHSPEQISGALRRQGRPAPSRTSIYTFIQADRDRGGTLYRHLRINGKRRYRHKNKASRHKLPARVDIELRPAIVQRRERYGDWEADLIAGCRGGGYLLSLYERKSRYGRLALLQSKDANETAEAIIGVLQGYRVHTITYDNGLEFAGHRRVSEALGAAGFFCKPYHSWEKGGVENFNGLVRQYFPKGTNFLDVGEPRLAHIEAQLNQRPRKTLHFLSPNNLKLHFAA
- the glmS gene encoding glutamine--fructose-6-phosphate transaminase (isomerizing), whose protein sequence is MCGIVGYVGKHAASSILVEGLKHLEYRGYDSSGLALSEGNDIEVIKKTGRVAVLAGLAQKRASKARMGISHTRWATHGGVTDENAHPHLSWDGKIALVHNGVIENYQALRTFLEGEGATFRSETDSEALANLIAYHYARRDKNDAAHNPLVSAVRQSLLHVEGTYGIAVICSELPDEIVGARKGSPLCIGVGQGENLIASDVAAFVGRTQNVVYLDDGQIVHLTRDDFTITTIGEETVSPVINQIDWKIEEAELGSFTHFMEKEIFEQPQALENAMRGRFSDDESTAKFGGLNLDAREWRQIDRIVFCGCGTAWHACLVAEYLIERYARIPVEVEYASEFRYRNAPLDKNALFFVVSQSGETIDTLEALREAQRKGFRVLGITNGVGATIARESDGGVYQHSGPEIGVASTKAFTAQLLISGMLSLYLGRMRDLSFGDGREMVQAFKSVPGLVSQILDQADKIKAIAERYADHQDFLFLGRQSMFPIALEGALKLKEISYIHAEGYPAAEMKHGPIALISEQCPSVVLSPHGDTLQKVLSNIAETRARKGRVIAITSAGKDFPETAADDIIRIPSAHSCVMPILATIPLQLLAYHIACKRGCDVDKPRNLAKSVTVE
- the gcvH gene encoding glycine cleavage system protein GcvH: MSDIPSELKYTEDHEWILVQEDGTALIGITDHAQESLGDITFVDLPQAGDSFAQGETFGAVESVKAASDLYMPVSGEIIESNPDLDAAPESVNNDPYGAAWMIKVKVSDPSELDKLLNAAAYEAIL
- a CDS encoding glucose-1-phosphate adenylyltransferase, producing the protein MKRKVICVIMGGGRGTRLYPLTQERCKPAVPLAGKYRLVDIPISNCLNSGYNQIHILTQFNTASLHNHIQSSYQFDPFGGGFVDILSAEQTENGENWYQGTADAVRQNLHHYGANDEDLFLILSGDQLYRMDFRKIVEHHLETKADITIAAKPVLKSEVTGLGVMKVSDDYTIQEFVEKPTDPAVIDGLLISERLRESLSESKGKGDVCLASMGIYVFSKKVMYEALQTDQTDFGKEIIPSLLGKKKLVSYLFDGYWEDIGTVRSFFDANLALTDNVPPFNFFDPERPVYTRARYLPASKFNNCHLDHVLSAGGGLVDTGRMRRVVLGVRGVVRENCDLENVVMMGADWMESPEEAARHQLPLGIGRNCRIRNAIIDKNARIGDNVVLDPAGKPDNWQEGSVYVRDGVLIVMKKGVVPSGTVVQA
- a CDS encoding PEGA domain-containing protein → MFKKVNLLVPALLISVFATGCSTFEKGSPEAVEVQSFPPGANVYVNGDLVGQTPYTVELGRKSTATVEVEKDGYRTKTVSVAPIENENSRDVVQFGLLHEVGYYQSLSPNPISVQLVPNEIPTSRSADQYGEMLELISVVDQQRESGQIDPVEHKYKVEKIIEFYTE
- a CDS encoding rolling circle replication-associated protein, which gives rise to MTSDSIRNATRLFLNSRIEDYSNCIALTLTMKQHSGGFKLDEVRASKNFRHFMNILNKKTFGKAFQRFGKRISVVPVMENSENERLHFHALLQCPDKYSSTAGQAIFALKAQSLWKKTHFGYDQTSSRLAADEGWTGYITKLKGQADQIDWENFHWN